The following proteins are encoded in a genomic region of Bernardetia sp. MNP-M8:
- a CDS encoding polyamine aminopropyltransferase produces MDKNKPRISSFSFASFWTPSRTLKVALFATGLSGIVAEYILSTLATYFLGDSVKQFTLIVSVMLFSMGLGSRLSQFFKKNLIELFIACELILSLLVSFCSLLTYGIASVSEWIGFVIYTLSILIGLLIGFEIPLVTRINENYEELRFNISSVMEKDYYGSLLGGVFFAFIGLPFIGLTYTPFILGIINFLVGVLVLFTLKPLFSGGWQANLKVISLVVLGVIIFGLVGAKPVVMYGEQKRYKDKIVYDEQSRYQKIVMTQYKNDYWLYLNSHLQFSTFDEWLYHEPLVHPVMQLATQSGTDQKQEGKLDVLILGGGDGCAAREVLKYDNVNSITLVDLDPSMTKLGKENPVLKKVNKNSLNNERVKVYNNDAFNFLADSMVFYDVMIVDFPDPKTIEVNRLYTLEFYQLCYQHLRLQGTIITQAGSPYYAAKAFDCIDKTMQAAGFKTLPMHNQVLTMGEWGWIVGAKTMSSNELKKEMQNLQIKNIDTKWLNHDAMLQITSFGKQWKIGEKEMNELEINTIHNPVLYRYYHEGNWYVY; encoded by the coding sequence ATGGATAAAAATAAACCTCGTATTTCTTCGTTTTCATTTGCTTCTTTTTGGACTCCTTCTCGCACGCTCAAAGTAGCTCTTTTTGCCACAGGGCTTTCAGGAATTGTAGCCGAATATATTTTATCTACTTTGGCTACTTATTTTTTGGGTGATTCTGTCAAACAGTTTACACTTATTGTTTCGGTAATGCTTTTTTCGATGGGCTTAGGAAGCAGATTAAGCCAATTTTTTAAGAAGAATCTTATCGAACTCTTTATTGCTTGTGAGCTAATATTATCTTTGTTGGTTTCCTTTTGTTCGTTGCTTACCTACGGAATTGCTTCTGTGAGTGAATGGATAGGGTTTGTAATTTATACTTTAAGTATTTTGATAGGTCTTTTGATTGGTTTTGAAATTCCTTTAGTTACTCGTATCAATGAAAATTATGAAGAATTGCGTTTTAATATTTCCTCAGTGATGGAGAAGGATTATTATGGTTCTTTGTTAGGAGGAGTATTTTTTGCCTTTATTGGATTGCCTTTTATTGGTCTGACTTATACGCCTTTTATTTTAGGAATCATTAATTTTTTGGTAGGTGTTTTAGTTCTTTTTACTTTAAAGCCTCTTTTTTCAGGAGGCTGGCAGGCAAATTTAAAAGTAATAAGTTTGGTTGTTTTGGGTGTTATCATTTTTGGATTAGTGGGTGCAAAACCTGTCGTTATGTATGGCGAGCAAAAACGCTATAAGGATAAAATTGTATATGACGAACAAAGCCGTTATCAAAAAATAGTAATGACTCAGTACAAAAATGATTATTGGTTATACTTAAATTCTCATCTTCAATTTAGTACATTTGATGAATGGTTATATCACGAACCACTTGTACATCCAGTTATGCAACTTGCTACACAATCTGGAACAGATCAGAAACAAGAAGGAAAATTAGATGTATTGATTTTGGGTGGAGGAGATGGCTGTGCTGCAAGAGAAGTTTTGAAATATGACAATGTCAATAGTATTACCTTGGTAGATTTAGACCCTTCCATGACAAAATTAGGAAAAGAAAATCCTGTTCTTAAAAAAGTAAACAAAAACTCTCTAAATAACGAGCGTGTAAAAGTCTATAACAATGATGCCTTTAATTTTTTAGCTGATAGTATGGTTTTTTATGATGTCATGATTGTAGATTTTCCAGACCCAAAGACAATTGAAGTAAATCGTCTTTATACATTAGAGTTCTATCAACTTTGCTATCAACATCTGCGACTACAAGGAACAATTATCACACAAGCAGGAAGTCCTTATTATGCAGCAAAGGCTTTTGATTGTATCGACAAAACAATGCAAGCAGCAGGATTTAAAACTCTTCCCATGCATAATCAAGTGCTGACAATGGGAGAATGGGGTTGGATTGTTGGAGCTAAAACTATGAGCAGTAATGAGCTAAAAAAGGAAATGCAAAACCTTCAAATCAAAAATATAGATACAAAATGGCTCAATCATGATGCTATGCTACAAATTACTTCTTTTGGTAAACAATGGAAAATAGGGGAAAAAGAAATGAATGAGTTAGAAATAAATACGATTCATAATCCTGTTTTGTATCGTTATTATCACGAGGGAAATTGGTATGTATATTAA
- a CDS encoding TlpA disulfide reductase family protein, producing the protein MKKTIHFSFAFFVLLSFIFSSCDSKKKTATNEYLVEGSINNLSQDMKLVVSDISTKDIVPLYEVGVKKNDKFKLKGEITEPTPFYLTLIRESDSTFSPSDNLVVFFEPSHMEIQADAGKLSEAKVTGSRSHSHFEMYRKGTIGYEKSMKELTAKAMSSSQTGDTATYQAAMSEYETQYEEWKNYNKKFIAEDSIEYAVRSFLAVNYMLEEDYATELETLIQGKNSTWTNQIKSFVNQVKKISIGQNAPNIATLQNVKSESISLDSLENKPTILYFWASFEPKAASQVQQFGLLNASKMKEEYQFIGISLDSDIDAWKQTIKELPQNHIQLIDISADQNAAVTYHLTSLPLFVVLDENKKMIYKANSIEKLNSFLMK; encoded by the coding sequence ATGAAAAAAACTATCCATTTTTCGTTTGCATTTTTTGTGCTTCTATCCTTTATTTTTTCAAGTTGTGATTCTAAGAAAAAAACAGCTACCAATGAGTATTTAGTAGAAGGAAGTATTAATAATTTATCTCAAGATATGAAATTGGTTGTTTCTGATATTAGTACAAAAGATATTGTTCCTCTATATGAAGTGGGGGTCAAGAAAAATGATAAATTCAAACTAAAAGGGGAAATTACTGAACCAACACCTTTTTACCTCACTTTAATTAGAGAATCTGATAGTACATTTTCGCCTTCCGATAATTTAGTAGTGTTTTTTGAGCCTTCACACATGGAAATTCAAGCTGATGCAGGCAAACTGTCAGAAGCAAAAGTTACAGGTTCTCGTTCACACTCTCATTTTGAGATGTATAGAAAAGGAACAATTGGATATGAAAAAAGCATGAAAGAATTAACCGCAAAGGCAATGAGTAGCTCACAAACTGGCGATACAGCAACGTATCAGGCTGCCATGTCAGAATATGAAACACAATATGAAGAATGGAAAAATTATAACAAAAAATTTATTGCAGAAGATTCTATCGAATATGCTGTACGTTCATTTCTAGCTGTTAATTATATGTTGGAGGAAGATTATGCAACAGAATTAGAAACATTGATACAGGGAAAAAATTCTACTTGGACAAATCAAATTAAATCATTTGTTAATCAAGTCAAAAAAATATCAATAGGACAAAATGCTCCCAATATTGCTACACTTCAAAATGTAAAAAGTGAATCAATTTCTTTGGATAGCTTAGAAAACAAACCTACTATTCTTTATTTTTGGGCTTCTTTCGAACCAAAAGCTGCTTCACAAGTACAACAATTTGGACTTTTGAATGCTTCTAAGATGAAAGAAGAATATCAGTTTATTGGTATTTCTTTAGATTCAGATATTGATGCTTGGAAACAAACTATCAAAGAGTTACCTCAAAATCATATACAACTTATCGATATTTCTGCTGACCAAAATGCAGCTGTTACCTATCATTTGACAAGTTTACCTTTATTTGTTGTGTTGGATGAAAATAAGAAAATGATTTATAAAGCAAATTCGATAGAAAAATTGAATTCTTTTCTAATGAAATAA
- a CDS encoding OmpA family protein produces the protein MKQNSLFLTLFLLLFSIASFAQNTETAEVIEKVEFRNISKDRAGFPEGQINSIAIDGNDTKWIATENGLVAFYADSTVRTFNRADKYDSLIDKVSSIRFDKKGTIWLGTFSNDIVSVVNLDAYGEYIWHTEIPTFSNKSFYINAIDVDSKGGKWIATAQGGLWHIAANNKKTIYNREIEPNIPSDAINAVTVDNNDVVWVGTSAGMFNIQNGKFKDAFDVTNDGYGYDNVLHIDLKPDGNLCVTALNRKGKQFLVCNQEMFQMSKRVTKSKFFRFNDVLVTPNENVWIAGVKGVIKFAKEEDPIFYDQDSGLVVSAVTALAYDINGDIWLGTPQEGLFKMQFKKIEIPKEAEIEPIKEEVKEVIALVEVKKEPEIKVEKEIVKPTIELPKIEVPKIIFNQKEIKKGEAISLENIEFNIKSYSLNNAEGVQALVDFMKENPKVRIEIAGHTDKDPHPAHPSYARIAKQQLDLSRQRVETVYRYLTDRGIDPSRIEKRAYGGIKPLVNSNSGVNRRVEMKILDVE, from the coding sequence ATGAAACAAAATAGTTTATTTTTAACCTTATTTTTACTCCTTTTCTCAATTGCTTCATTTGCTCAAAACACAGAAACAGCAGAAGTAATAGAAAAAGTAGAGTTTAGAAACATTAGTAAAGACAGAGCAGGTTTTCCAGAAGGACAAATTAACTCTATCGCCATTGATGGTAATGATACAAAATGGATAGCTACCGAAAATGGTTTGGTTGCTTTTTATGCTGATTCTACTGTCCGAACATTTAATAGAGCAGATAAATATGACTCTTTGATAGACAAAGTGAGTTCTATTCGTTTTGATAAAAAAGGAACGATTTGGCTTGGTACTTTTTCGAATGATATTGTAAGTGTTGTCAATTTAGATGCGTATGGAGAGTACATTTGGCATACTGAAATACCGACTTTTAGTAATAAGAGTTTTTATATTAATGCAATTGATGTAGATTCGAAGGGAGGAAAATGGATTGCTACTGCACAAGGTGGACTTTGGCATATTGCAGCAAATAATAAAAAGACAATTTATAATAGAGAAATTGAGCCAAATATTCCTAGTGATGCAATTAATGCTGTAACAGTAGATAATAATGATGTTGTTTGGGTAGGAACAAGTGCAGGAATGTTCAATATTCAAAATGGAAAATTTAAGGATGCTTTTGATGTAACTAATGATGGCTATGGCTATGACAATGTTCTACATATTGATTTAAAACCTGATGGGAATTTGTGTGTAACAGCTCTTAATCGTAAAGGAAAGCAGTTTTTGGTATGTAATCAAGAAATGTTTCAAATGTCCAAGAGGGTTACAAAGTCTAAGTTTTTTAGATTTAATGATGTTTTGGTTACACCAAATGAAAATGTTTGGATAGCAGGTGTCAAAGGAGTTATTAAATTTGCTAAAGAAGAAGACCCTATTTTTTATGATCAAGACTCTGGTTTGGTTGTAAGTGCTGTAACAGCATTAGCTTATGATATTAATGGTGATATTTGGCTAGGAACTCCACAGGAAGGATTATTTAAAATGCAATTCAAAAAAATAGAAATTCCGAAAGAAGCTGAAATTGAACCTATAAAAGAAGAAGTAAAAGAAGTAATTGCTCTAGTAGAAGTAAAAAAAGAACCTGAAATAAAAGTAGAAAAGGAAATAGTAAAACCAACTATCGAACTTCCTAAAATAGAAGTTCCAAAAATTATTTTTAATCAAAAAGAGATTAAGAAAGGAGAAGCTATTAGCTTAGAAAATATCGAATTTAATATTAAAAGTTATTCTCTTAATAATGCAGAAGGTGTACAGGCTTTAGTTGATTTTATGAAGGAAAATCCAAAAGTAAGAATAGAAATTGCAGGACATACTGATAAAGATCCTCACCCTGCACATCCAAGTTATGCCAGAATAGCGAAACAGCAATTAGACTTATCTCGCCAGCGTGTAGAAACTGTATATAGATATTTAACAGATAGAGGAATTGACCCTTCACGAATAGAAAAGAGAGCTTATGGAGGAATAAAACCTCTTGTCAATTCTAATTCTGGAGTAAATAGAAGAGTAGAAATGAAAATTCTAGATGTAGAATAA
- a CDS encoding FAD-dependent oxidoreductase, which yields MKNEFDYLIIGQGLAGSILAYTLLEKGKKVMVLDEPKLQNCSKIAAGICNPITGRNLVRTWKSKELFTFLNDFYPKLEKQFNQKFFFQTPIYRPFQTLEQQQDWSAQEDKATEEVIYPKNRFLEKDVNDPLGGLLIKNGGHLRTDVFLEVIKKYLIAKNAYQERLFDFDELILNKDSENEKVAYQDIKANHIIFCRGAADKTNPFFKKLPILPAKGEILHINFDKDEKTIKKLNKIILNKGCWLVPYHNYLNGKAIETFTTTFRTGSTYNHDDWTLESTQEAKDEIETKLQAVLNLSYKITKQEAGIRPSTRTRYPLMGTHKDYPQMSIFNGFGAKGVSMIPYFASEFAEYLFTGKELDKILRINKWLLK from the coding sequence ATGAAAAACGAATTTGATTATTTAATTATTGGACAAGGCTTGGCTGGTTCTATTTTAGCATATACTCTTCTTGAAAAAGGAAAAAAGGTAATGGTTTTGGATGAGCCTAAACTACAAAATTGTTCGAAAATAGCAGCAGGAATTTGTAATCCCATTACAGGAAGAAATCTTGTCAGGACGTGGAAGAGCAAAGAGTTATTTACTTTTCTGAATGATTTTTATCCAAAATTAGAAAAACAATTCAACCAAAAATTCTTTTTCCAAACACCTATTTATCGTCCTTTTCAAACTTTAGAACAACAACAAGATTGGTCAGCACAAGAAGATAAAGCGACTGAAGAAGTAATTTATCCTAAAAATCGTTTTCTTGAAAAAGATGTAAATGACCCTTTAGGTGGACTTTTAATAAAAAATGGAGGACATCTCAGAACAGATGTTTTTTTGGAAGTCATTAAAAAATATTTGATAGCAAAAAATGCCTATCAAGAAAGGTTATTTGATTTTGATGAATTAATATTAAATAAGGATAGTGAAAATGAAAAAGTAGCTTATCAAGATATTAAAGCTAATCATATTATTTTTTGTAGAGGGGCAGCTGATAAAACAAATCCATTTTTTAAAAAACTACCTATTCTACCAGCAAAAGGCGAAATTTTGCACATTAATTTTGATAAAGATGAAAAAACAATTAAAAAATTGAACAAAATTATTCTTAATAAAGGCTGTTGGCTTGTTCCTTATCATAATTATTTGAACGGCAAAGCAATAGAGACTTTTACAACAACTTTTCGTACAGGTTCTACTTATAATCACGATGATTGGACATTAGAATCTACTCAAGAAGCTAAAGATGAGATTGAAACCAAACTTCAAGCTGTTTTGAATCTGTCCTATAAAATTACAAAACAAGAAGCAGGCATTCGCCCATCCACACGCACACGCTATCCACTCATGGGAACACATAAAGATTACCCTCAAATGAGTATTTTTAATGGTTTTGGTGCAAAAGGAGTTTCCATGATTCCTTATTTTGCTAGTGAGTTTGCTGAATATTTATTTACTGGAAAAGAATTGGATAAAATACTTAGAATTAATAAATGGTTGTTGAAATAG
- a CDS encoding S8/S53 family peptidase, protein MRSIIHNYLGFCLLGLFMFSSNVFIQTAYAQFSTKSNYKLPKGITENDIEANRVWFTLKPEYRTAFQSSNALSRLINQRASANVNQLFPQTEHRKQLTKTKANKNISGVDISLIYQVNLKEEVNIFEMIDKLMATGMIQTAEPIPVNKMYYTPNDANIAQQNYLFRIKAFEAWDITKGDSTVLVGIVDSGFDFNHPDLKDKVYYNQNDPIDGIDNDNDGYIDNHYGWDFTGSTAPANFNFVQDNNPQLFTAGIDHGISVAGCAAASTDNNLGVAGTGFNVKIVATKHTPDDEVDGLTIYEGYKGIVYMAETGVKIINCSWGGNTYSQIASDIIKSVIEDYGCLIIVAAGNDGQNLAQFPASYNGVLSVGSTTAIDDISNFSNYDYSVDILAPGSNIYTTVHNEANNGQYQSTSGTSFAAPIVAGAAALTWSHRPELTPVQIGELLRITSDPLDSRFPPKYQGKVGQGRLNMQRALTEFPVAVRMKNFDLVRASDGKIPYAGDIAVFNAEFFSYLAPSESDFKIRIETIDNTLSIIEGDIIYEGVMNTNQSVITQDQIKVQISPTLENSGVVTLRITYTQDGYETQEFVSFVVNPAFVTVEENNITTSVDSKGTIGWHDKTKDAPTQIGNGFVYQGIDMLYELGLMFSSGNKLSNAVRSVDDVYDEDFRVITPIVALPTDENEPEKSVWQTTFNDNGAGSSKLSINTTQSVQVWNTAGAENFIIVEYVFQNTTSQDIRNFYAGLYGDWDIGGGDESGDNQAVWKDNLNAAIISAKNPNIPLVGVGVLDLFATGATYSLISNDPAYTGTPYGVFDGFTDQEKRRALLGSSNKSIGVTTGTDISATISAGPYTIPAGERIVIALVLAAGNNESTIQEAITKANELYTPSIAVQEVQPVGIEYENELTRAIRVFPNPTSNEVNIDVSALNSNQPIEFTLLNILGQQVLQTTLTKEQTTLKVEALPAGQYILRFNNGITVGTKTLIIK, encoded by the coding sequence ATGCGTAGTATAATACATAATTATTTGGGATTTTGCTTACTTGGTTTATTTATGTTCTCTTCGAATGTATTTATCCAAACAGCTTATGCCCAGTTCTCTACTAAATCTAACTATAAACTTCCAAAAGGAATTACAGAAAATGATATTGAAGCAAACCGTGTTTGGTTTACATTAAAACCTGAATACAGAACAGCATTTCAGAGCAGTAATGCACTTTCTAGGCTTATTAATCAAAGAGCAAGTGCTAATGTAAACCAGCTTTTCCCACAAACAGAACATAGAAAACAACTTACCAAAACTAAAGCTAATAAAAACATTTCTGGAGTAGATATTTCCTTGATTTATCAAGTCAACTTAAAAGAAGAAGTTAATATTTTTGAAATGATTGATAAGCTAATGGCAACAGGAATGATTCAAACAGCAGAGCCTATTCCTGTTAACAAGATGTATTATACACCTAATGATGCTAATATTGCTCAGCAAAACTATCTGTTTCGAATTAAAGCTTTTGAAGCATGGGATATTACAAAAGGAGATTCTACCGTTTTAGTGGGTATTGTGGATTCAGGATTTGATTTTAATCATCCAGATTTAAAAGACAAAGTATATTACAATCAGAATGATCCTATTGATGGAATAGATAATGATAATGACGGATATATTGACAATCATTATGGGTGGGATTTTACTGGTTCAACTGCTCCAGCTAACTTTAACTTTGTGCAAGATAATAATCCTCAACTTTTTACAGCAGGTATAGACCATGGAATTTCGGTAGCAGGTTGTGCAGCAGCTTCTACTGATAATAACTTAGGTGTTGCAGGTACTGGTTTTAATGTAAAAATTGTAGCGACAAAACATACTCCTGATGATGAAGTAGATGGATTAACAATATACGAAGGATACAAAGGAATTGTTTATATGGCAGAAACAGGTGTAAAGATTATTAACTGTTCGTGGGGTGGAAATACTTATAGTCAGATTGCATCAGACATTATAAAAAGTGTAATTGAGGATTATGGATGTCTAATAATAGTAGCTGCAGGTAATGATGGACAAAATTTAGCTCAATTTCCAGCTAGTTATAATGGAGTTCTGTCAGTAGGTTCTACTACTGCAATAGACGATATATCAAATTTCAGTAATTATGATTATAGTGTAGATATTCTTGCACCTGGTAGTAATATTTATACAACTGTTCATAATGAGGCAAACAATGGACAATATCAAAGTACATCTGGAACTTCTTTCGCAGCTCCTATTGTAGCAGGGGCAGCAGCACTTACTTGGTCGCATCGTCCCGAACTTACTCCTGTTCAGATAGGAGAACTTTTACGTATTACCTCTGATCCTCTTGATAGCCGTTTTCCTCCAAAATATCAAGGAAAAGTAGGACAGGGTCGTTTGAATATGCAGCGTGCATTAACAGAATTTCCTGTGGCTGTACGTATGAAAAACTTTGATTTAGTAAGAGCTAGTGATGGAAAAATACCTTATGCTGGAGATATCGCTGTTTTTAATGCTGAATTTTTTAGTTATTTAGCTCCTAGTGAATCTGATTTTAAAATCAGAATTGAAACTATCGACAATACTTTATCTATAATAGAAGGTGATATTATTTATGAGGGTGTAATGAATACAAATCAATCTGTAATTACACAAGATCAAATCAAAGTACAGATTAGTCCTACTTTAGAAAATTCTGGTGTTGTTACTCTTCGCATTACTTATACTCAAGATGGATATGAAACACAAGAATTTGTGTCTTTTGTAGTCAATCCTGCATTTGTTACTGTTGAGGAAAATAATATTACTACATCAGTAGATAGTAAAGGCACAATTGGATGGCATGACAAAACAAAAGATGCTCCAACTCAAATTGGAAATGGTTTTGTATATCAAGGAATTGATATGCTCTACGAATTAGGTCTGATGTTTAGCTCTGGAAATAAATTATCAAATGCAGTACGTTCTGTTGATGATGTTTATGATGAAGATTTTAGAGTTATTACACCAATTGTAGCTTTACCAACAGATGAAAATGAACCTGAAAAATCAGTTTGGCAAACCACATTTAATGATAATGGTGCAGGAAGCTCAAAACTTTCTATAAATACAACTCAAAGTGTACAAGTTTGGAATACAGCAGGAGCAGAAAATTTCATAATAGTAGAATATGTTTTTCAAAACACCACAAGTCAAGATATTCGTAATTTCTATGCTGGTCTATATGGAGACTGGGATATTGGAGGTGGAGATGAATCAGGTGACAATCAAGCTGTTTGGAAAGACAACCTAAATGCTGCCATTATTTCTGCAAAAAATCCAAATATTCCTCTTGTAGGAGTAGGAGTATTAGATCTATTTGCTACTGGTGCTACTTATTCATTAATCTCTAATGACCCTGCATATACAGGAACACCTTATGGAGTCTTTGATGGATTTACAGACCAAGAAAAACGAAGAGCTTTATTAGGTTCTTCTAATAAAAGCATTGGAGTTACAACGGGGACAGATATAAGTGCAACTATTTCAGCAGGTCCTTATACAATTCCAGCAGGAGAAAGAATTGTTATTGCTTTAGTATTAGCAGCAGGAAATAATGAATCTACTATCCAAGAAGCTATCACAAAAGCAAACGAACTATATACACCTTCTATTGCAGTACAAGAGGTGCAGCCAGTAGGAATTGAGTATGAAAATGAGCTTACAAGAGCTATTCGTGTATTCCCAAATCCTACATCTAATGAAGTAAATATTGACGTTAGTGCTTTAAATAGTAATCAACCTATTGAATTTACACTATTGAATATTTTAGGGCAACAAGTTCTTCAAACGACTCTTACTAAAGAACAAACTACACTAAAAGTGGAAGCTCTTCCAGCAGGACAATATATTTTGAGATTTAATAATGGAATAACTGTAGGAACAAAAACCTTGATTATTAAATAA
- a CDS encoding porin family protein, whose protein sequence is MKTITKSFSKFFFALLLVATISFSTSFSSYAQTTTSLGIKGGVNIANFRGEDVKDFDSRTAFNLGLVLNYSVAESVGLSLEADYASMGAKYDGSLLGVPTGEYTTKLDYLRTTLLFNYYMGSSEMNIRPELFAGPYLGFLLGANNKVEDGDYNDVKDGYKGTDFGAAFGAGLHLKVGEKMWLVPDVRYNLGLSNVFDNDNVTGRNGVLSVNLGLTFPLN, encoded by the coding sequence ATGAAAACAATCACTAAATCATTTTCAAAATTTTTCTTTGCCCTTCTTCTTGTGGCAACTATTAGCTTCTCAACCAGTTTTTCTTCTTATGCACAAACTACTACTTCTTTAGGAATAAAAGGGGGCGTAAATATAGCCAACTTTAGAGGTGAAGATGTAAAAGATTTTGATAGCAGAACAGCTTTTAATTTAGGTTTGGTATTAAATTATAGCGTAGCCGAATCTGTTGGTTTATCTTTAGAAGCCGATTATGCTTCTATGGGTGCAAAATATGATGGAAGCCTTTTGGGAGTACCTACAGGGGAATATACCACAAAATTAGATTATTTAAGAACAACACTTCTTTTCAATTATTATATGGGAAGTAGTGAGATGAATATTCGTCCAGAATTATTTGCTGGTCCTTATTTAGGATTTTTACTTGGTGCAAATAACAAAGTTGAAGACGGAGATTACAATGATGTAAAAGATGGTTATAAAGGTACAGACTTTGGTGCAGCTTTCGGTGCAGGTCTTCACCTAAAAGTAGGAGAAAAAATGTGGTTAGTTCCAGATGTTCGTTATAACTTAGGTCTTTCAAACGTTTTTGATAACGATAATGTTACAGGTCGTAATGGAGTATTATCTGTAAACTTAGGTCTTACTTTTCCTTTAAACTAA
- a CDS encoding DinB family protein: MIPFPSSSEYASFYANYIRLIGEYIAKNEVENIVEILSVQGEETKKTFSKFSEQESLFRYEKEKWSIKELLGHMIDTEQIMSYRALSFYRGEKQSLAGFNENEYVREAHFDTIPFSDLLERYEIVRKSSVALFKSFDAAQTARIGEANHNEMSVRALVYMIAGHEIHHLQILEERYKA, from the coding sequence ATGATTCCATTTCCAAGTTCAAGCGAATACGCTTCTTTTTATGCTAATTATATACGGCTTATTGGTGAGTATATCGCCAAAAATGAAGTCGAAAATATTGTAGAAATCCTCTCAGTACAGGGAGAAGAAACCAAAAAGACTTTTTCTAAATTCTCAGAACAAGAATCTCTTTTTAGATATGAAAAAGAAAAATGGAGTATCAAAGAACTTTTAGGACACATGATAGATACTGAACAAATTATGTCGTATCGTGCTTTATCTTTTTATCGTGGAGAAAAACAATCTTTAGCAGGTTTTAATGAAAATGAATATGTGAGAGAAGCCCATTTTGATACAATTCCTTTTTCAGATTTGTTGGAACGCTATGAAATTGTACGTAAATCCTCAGTTGCTCTTTTCAAAAGTTTTGATGCTGCACAGACAGCAAGGATAGGAGAAGCAAATCATAATGAAATGTCTGTTCGTGCGCTTGTGTATATGATTGCAGGACATGAAATTCATCATCTACAGATTTTAGAAGAACGTTATAAAGCTTAA